In Populus trichocarpa isolate Nisqually-1 chromosome 16, P.trichocarpa_v4.1, whole genome shotgun sequence, a genomic segment contains:
- the LOC7468797 gene encoding ras-related protein RABC2a isoform X2 yields the protein MGSSSGSYDLSFKILLIGDSGVGKSSLLVSFISSSVEDLAPTIGVDFKIKQLTVGGKRLKLTIWDTVYDVTRRETFTNLSDVWGKEVELFSTNQDCVKMLVGNKVDKESGRDVTKDEGMALAKQHGCLFLECSAKTRENVEQCFEELALKIMEVPSLLEEGSTAVKRNILKQKPEHHVASNGGCCS from the exons ATGGGATCCTCTTCAGGATCATATGATCTATCATTCAAGATCTTGTTGATCGGTGATTCTGGGGTTGGCAAAAGTAGTCTTCTTGTCAGTTTCATTTCCAGTTCTGTTGAGGATCTTGCACCAACTattg gTGTGGATTTTAAGATCAAGCAGCTAACAGTCGGAGGAAAGCGATTGAAGCTGACAATTTGGGATACTG TTTATGATGTGACAAGGAGAGAAACCTTTACAAACTTATCAGACGTGTGGGGTAAAGAAGTTGAGCTCTTCTCCACAAATCAAGACTGTGTCAAGATGCTCGTTGGAAATAAAGTTGATAAA GAGTCTGGAAGGGATGTAACTAAAGATGAGGGGATGGCTCTTGCTAAACAGCATGGTTGTCTGTTTCTTGAATGCAGTGCGAAAACTAGAGAAAATGTGGAGCAATGCTTTGAAGAGCTGGCATTGAAG atAATGGAGGTCCCTAGTCTTTTGGAAGAAGGATCTACGGCCGTGAAGAGAAACATTTTAAAGCAGAAACCAGAACACCATGTAGCTTCTAATGGTGGCTGTTGCTCTTAA
- the LOC7468797 gene encoding ras-related protein RABC2a isoform X1: protein MGSSSGSYDLSFKILLIGDSGVGKSSLLVSFISSSVEDLAPTIGVDFKIKQLTVGGKRLKLTIWDTAGQERFRTLTSSYYRNAQGIILVYDVTRRETFTNLSDVWGKEVELFSTNQDCVKMLVGNKVDKESGRDVTKDEGMALAKQHGCLFLECSAKTRENVEQCFEELALKIMEVPSLLEEGSTAVKRNILKQKPEHHVASNGGCCS, encoded by the exons ATGGGATCCTCTTCAGGATCATATGATCTATCATTCAAGATCTTGTTGATCGGTGATTCTGGGGTTGGCAAAAGTAGTCTTCTTGTCAGTTTCATTTCCAGTTCTGTTGAGGATCTTGCACCAACTattg gTGTGGATTTTAAGATCAAGCAGCTAACAGTCGGAGGAAAGCGATTGAAGCTGACAATTTGGGATACTG CTGGACAGGAGAGGTTCCGAACACTGACTAGTTCTTACTACAGAAATGCCCAAGGGATCATTCTTG TTTATGATGTGACAAGGAGAGAAACCTTTACAAACTTATCAGACGTGTGGGGTAAAGAAGTTGAGCTCTTCTCCACAAATCAAGACTGTGTCAAGATGCTCGTTGGAAATAAAGTTGATAAA GAGTCTGGAAGGGATGTAACTAAAGATGAGGGGATGGCTCTTGCTAAACAGCATGGTTGTCTGTTTCTTGAATGCAGTGCGAAAACTAGAGAAAATGTGGAGCAATGCTTTGAAGAGCTGGCATTGAAG atAATGGAGGTCCCTAGTCTTTTGGAAGAAGGATCTACGGCCGTGAAGAGAAACATTTTAAAGCAGAAACCAGAACACCATGTAGCTTCTAATGGTGGCTGTTGCTCTTAA
- the LOC7486512 gene encoding uncharacterized protein LOC7486512 isoform X1, with amino-acid sequence MAVHRDNLLEEEENEEDNALFEGDGLVDQDSDIPPHLRDLARAAQTGDVDALRYALDNLNGSIDEPVEDGDTALHLTCLYGYCPCVQLLLERGANLEAKDEEGAIPLHDACAGGFTEIVQLLVNSANSAERVKRMLEIVDDEGDTPLHHAARGEHADVIRLLLASGASATTANSYGKTPSELPEPDTEAHRILESAG; translated from the exons atggcagTACACCGCGACAATCTactggaagaagaagagaacgaAGAAGACAATGCTCTGTTTGAGGGAGACGGCTTAGTTGACCAAGATTCCGATATTCCTCCTCACCTCCGTGACCTTGCCCGCGCCGCTCAGACCGGTGACGTCGACGCTCTTCGCTATGCTCTAG ATAACCTGAATGGCAGCATTGATGAACCAGTGGAAGATGGGGACACGGCTCTCCATTTGACATGCCTGTATGGCTATTGTCCCTGTGTCCAG CTACTCCTGGAAAGGGGAGCAAACTTGGAGGCCAAGGATGAAGAAGGGGCGATTCCTTTGCATGATGCCTGCGCAGGGG GATTTACTGAGATAGTCCAACTTCTGGTGAACAGTGCTAATAGTGCAGAGCGTGTGAAAAGGATGCTAGAGATAGTTGATGATGAGGGTGATACT CCTCTTCACCATGCAGCAAGAGGTGAACATGCCGATGTTATTAGATTGCTGCTGGCTTCTGGTGCCTCCGCTACAACAGCAAACTCATATGGAAAG ACTCCAAGCGAACTACCTGAACCAGATACTGAAGCGCACAGAATTTTGGAATCGGCCGGATGA
- the LOC7486512 gene encoding uncharacterized protein LOC7486512 isoform X2 encodes MAVHRDNLLEEEENEEDNALFEGDGLVDQDSDIPPHLRDLARAAQTGDVDALRYALDNLNGSIDEPVEDGDTALHLTCLYGYCPCVQLLLERGANLEAKDEEGAIPLHDACAGGFTEIVQLLVNSANSAERVKRMLEIVDDEGDTPLHHAARGEHADVIRLLLASGASATTANSYGKTPSELPEPDTEAHRILESAG; translated from the exons atggcagTACACCGCGACAATCTactggaagaagaagagaacgaAGAAGACAATGCTCTGTTTGAGGGAGACGGCTTAGTTGACCAAGATTCCGATATTCCTCCTCACCTCCGTGACCTTGCCCGCGCCGCTCAGACCGGTGACGTCGACGCTCTTCGCTATGCTCTAG ATAACCTGAATGGCAGCATTGATGAACCAGTGGAAGATGGGGACACGGCTCTCCATTTGACATGCCTGTATGGCTATTGTCCCTGTGTCCAG CTACTCCTGGAAAGGGGAGCAAACTTGGAGGCCAAGGATGAAGAAGGGGCGATTCCTTTGCATGATGCCTGCGCAGGGG GATTTACTGAGATAGTCCAACTTCTGGTGAACAGTGCTAATAGTGCAGAGCGTGTGAAAAGGATGCTAGAGATAGTTGATGATGAGGGTGATACT CCTCTTCACCATGCAGCAAGAGGTGAACATGCCGATGTTATTAGATTGCTGCTGGCTTCTGGTGCCTCCGCTACAACAGCAAACTCATATGGAAAG ACTCCAAGCGAACTACCTGAACCAGATACTGAAGCGCACAGAATTTTGGAATCGGC TGGATGA